CGCGGTGAGGCTGCTCAGCAGGGCCTGTTTGAACTCTTCCGCGGAGGCATAACGTTGATTTCGGTCCGGCATCAGTGCCCGCACGATGACTGTATCCAGGCGCGGATCGGTGCCTGCTAGGGCGGAAGGCGGCTGCCAGGCCCCACGGGGTAGGGCTCCTGTGAGCATCTGGTAAAACACTACCCCGAGAGCATAGAGGTCCGCCCGGTGATCGATCACCGCGCTCGTGTCATACTGCTCCGGCGCGGCGTAGTCGGGCGTGCCCATGGCCATGTTGCTATGGGTCAGCAGGGTGGTCGGGCGGTCGAACCGCTTGGCCAGGCCAAAGTCCGCCAGCTTCACCCGGCCATCGGACGAGATCAGCACATTGGCCGGTTTCAGGTCCCGATGCACGAGGCCCTTGGAGTGGGCATAGGTCAGGGCGTCACACAGCGCGGGCACGATTTGCAGCGCCTCCGCCTGGGTCATCTTGCGGCTGGAGAGCAGGTGGTGCAGGTCTGTGCCCTCGATGAACTCCATCACGTAGTAGAGGTAGTCTCCCACCACACCCAGATCATACACACTGACAATGTTGGGGTGGTTCATGTGCGCCAGGGACTGCGCCTCCCGGCGAAACCGCTCCGCATAAGAGTAATCCGTGCCGTGCTGCTGATGCAGGATCTTGATCGCGACCGGTCGGTCCAGCTTGAGCTGGCGTCCGCGATACACGGCGCCCATGCCGCCTTGGCCGATCAGAGAGTCGAACACATACTCCCCGGTGGAGACCATGCGCGTCAGTTCCTCCGGCGTGGGGTAGATTTGTAGAGGTGCCCAGCCTGCCACGCCATCGGACACGGACGGTGCCGCCTTAGGCGGTGTCGATCGTTTACCGAAGGAGAAGAAACGCATCATGGGCAGGGAGAGCAGGCTTGGACAGTCAGGAGTTTGCTTTGTCCCCGCAAGTAACTCTTTTCAATCGCATACGTTGCCACATTCATCTCTTCCACTTAGCATTTGGCATGCCCGCGCCCTATTCCACCTTTCCAGACCCGGATTTGAGCCCCCTGGCGGAGCGGTTGGACAGTCGCTGTGAGGAGCATGCCCTGCATGCGCTCCGTCTAGCTCCAGCGGCATTGGTGGAGGGTTTACCAGCGCGGCTGCTGCATCAGGCCCTGGCGGGGGTGCAGGCGGATGAAGGCAGCGTCTGGCTGGCCCAGGAGACCCCTGCCGTGCTGGTGCCGGTCTGGAACAACGGCCCCGATGCCGCGCGCTTCGTCGGCAGCTTTCGCCTGCCTTCCACACAGGGCATCACGGGCAGTGTGTTCACCAGTGGACTGGCTGCGTGTGAGAGCGAGGTGTGCTTTCGTCAACGGCAAAACCGCGATCTCGACCGTAGCCTGGAGGTGCTCACCTGGGCCATGTTGGCCGTGCCGCTGAAGTTTGCCGGTGCCGTACGAGGGGTCATCACCGCTGTGCGGCTCATTCGCCCGCGTGATCTGCCGGGTCTCACCCACGTGCCCGAGTCCGCTGCAGATTTTCCCCCCGGGTTTACCCCTCCGGCAGCTTTTAGCGTGGCGGATCTGGCCGCCATGGAAACCACAGCCGCAGGTGTGGGTCGCCTCATTCAGCATCGTCTTACCACCTGGGTTCTCGGCACCGAGGAGTGACCGCTGTCCCACCCCTTTCTTTGTCCCACCCGCGATGGCCCTACCTGACTCATGACCCTGCAGGATCTCCAAACCAGCACCGGCCGCGGCGTCCGCATTGCCATTTTGGATTCCGGTGTGGAGACCTCGCACCCCGCCTTGGCCGGTCTGGAGTTGAGCGATGACGTGGCCTTTGAGCGCGATGGCTCATTTTTGAAAACCGTCCCTGGGGGCGGTGGGGATGTCATGGGTCACGGCACCGCCATCGCCTGGATCATCCGCAGTCTCGCCCCCGAGGCCGAGATCGGCAGCTTTCGTGTTCTGGATGGCGATCTACGCGGTCGCACCACCGTCATCTGGGAGGCCGCTCGTCTGGCCATGCAGCGCGGTTATCACATCCTCAATTGCAGCTTTGGCAGCCCGGGCGAGGCCCGCTTTGTCATGCCCTACAAGGAATGGACCGATGAAGCCTACCTGCGCCGCACCCACATCGTCGCGGCCTGTAGCAATGAAGACGCGAACCTGCGCGAATGGCCCGGCTGGTTCCCCACCGTTCTCACCGTCAACCTCGCCGACATGCCCGATCAACCCTGGGCCCATCGCCCCGGCAGCATGGTCGAATTCCTCGCCCACGGATATCAAGTCCGCGTGCCCTGGCAGGGCGGTTGGAAAGTCGTCACTGGCAGCAGCTTCGCCGCCCCGAGAGTGACCGGCTGGCTGGCGAAACTCCTTTCTGTTAGGCCCGATCTCAGCGTGGAAGGGGCGAAGGAGTGGATGCGGGGGATGACTTCACGAAGTCGATAGCTGACGAAGGGTGAAAGTCCGGTTTGGTCACGGGATCAAACTCTTTTTGTTATTGACATCCTTTTGGTTAATCCCCCGGCTGCCTGGGTATGACAACCTTGTCTTTATCGCATCAGAAGTTTGTTCAAGTGTATGTGAGCCATGCCAATGCGGCACGGGCGTATCAGGCGGTATATCCTGAGGCGAGTATGGACTCGGCTCGGAAGGCAGGCTCGCGACTGCTGAGGCAGCCGGAAGTGGCGGCGGAGGTCGAGCGTCTGCGCAGGCTGAGTGAATCCGCCTCGGTGATGGACCTCGCCCAAAAGCGGGAGTTCCTGGCCCGCATCATCCATGACCCGGGGCAGAAGACGGCGGATCGACTGCGAGCGCTGAAGCTGGATGCGGAGTTGGCCGGCGAGATGGGTTTTCCCCGTGCCGCGAACGACTCCGATGAGGCCGCGGGTGAGATCGTGCAAGCGATCCGTCATGTGTGACCCGCGTGGAAGCGGAGGCGATGGGGTGAGGCGGGTGAGGGGTTCAAGTGAGGGTTGTTGAGGCACGGAAGGAAGTGGTTGGGACTCCCACGTTGCCGACCGTTCCACCCGTCCCGATTCGGCCCTTGGATGTCATCCCCCTGTTCTGGCGACCTTTCAGGCTGTGACACGTAGGCCGTCGATATCTTTCGGCACTACCCAGGGCTGGCTCCGCTGTGCCTGGGCTGAATCCGGCGACCCGTTGGGCCGCAAGAAGCTGTTTATCGACTAGAGAGGAGCGCGGACACTTTGTCCGCATCTTCTAACATCGCGGCTTTGCCGCCATTTGAAGGAAGCGGAGAAGGCTCTCTTCTCTCCTTTTCCATGCCTTCACGCACTGCGGCTGCGGATGGCTTTGCCGAGGTAGCGGAGGTATTCGGGGTGCTCTTTGAGCAGTTGGGCCAGAGCTGCACGTTCCTTGGCATCGGCCTCACCGGAGGCGAAGGCATCGAGCCGGGGCAGGACGTCCGCAGGGGGATCTCCCAGATCGTGACCCTCGACATCGAGGTCCATCCGACGGAGGAAGCGGGTAAGGATGAAGAGATCGTTTTCAGCAGTCATACGGGTGGCGGTGGCGGGTGTTTGTCTGTCTGAAGAGGGATGCAGCGAGGGGCAGAAACTTGCGCAGAAAGTGAAACCTTTTTATTCCGAAGGCCCCAAGATGGCCTCGGCTCCATCGCCGCAGGCCTCCAGGAGGTCTTGCCAGGAGATTTGCAGGGAGGGCTCGCGCTCGGCGAGGTAGGCCAGGGTGGCATCGCGGATCTGCTCCATGGCCTCGGTCTTTTTTCGGGAGATGGTGCCCTCGTGACAGCCGCCCCAGAGCTGGCAGAGATCGCGCTGGCGCACCTCCTGTAGCAGGGAGAGGCGCAGGATGAGCAGGGCCTCGGCATCGGTCTGGGCCAGGGCGTGCAGGAGGGCGTCCTTCAGCAAATGGGCCAGGGGAGACTCCTGCGGGGCAGGGCGTTCATCGCGGGAGAGGTTTTCTAGAGGATCGGCGTCGCTGTCTTCGGAGGTCAGGTTGGTGGCAGGGACCATGCGGCGGTGTTTGCGCAGGTATTCCAGCCAGGCATTGGCGGCCATGGTGCGGACGAAGCCGACCAGGGGCCCGCTGCCGGTGTAGGCGGCGAGTTTTTTTTGTGCCCACAGTTTTTCCATGACGATGCCGATCACCTCCTGGGCATCGGCATTGGTGGCCCCCGAGGCGAGCAGTTTGCTCAGCATCGCCGGTTTCAACTCCTGATCGAAGCGGCCCCAGGCGGTGCGGTCACCATCCAGGAGATCCTGGGCAAACTCGTAGTCGGCGGCTTGAAAGGGAGCAGACGCTGAAGCGGAACTCATGGTCGCATGTTTACGCGGAAGGGCTGGAAACTGCACCTGAAAATGCCGCCGGAAGGCGCGGAAAATACGTTTCGAATGAACACTTTGTTTTTGGGATTGCCTAAGATGGGGATTTTCGGTTATCCTAGTCCCCCACGTTTTAAAGAAAGCATGCTAGCTGCCCCCCCACGACGCTCCATGGTCTTTCTGCTGATGCTCGCATCAGCGGCCGCTTCGGCGATGGCTCAATCGATGTCCACGGTCAGCACTTCCAGCAGTGCCGCTGCAGCTCCGCAGGGCATTACTGTGCCACGGGTCAATTCGCCGACGATGCCGCGGCTAGGTTATTCCAAGTATCCCTGGAAGACGGACATCATGGCCACGGTCTTTTGGGTGGGGGAAACGCCGACGGAGAATAATCCGACGCCAAACAACAAAAGCAGTTGGGACCCTGAGTGGGAGAAGAACTTTGGGGGCTTTGATGATCCCGATCCGCTGAAGCGCAACAACGCGAACTACTGCCCGCAGGGATTCACGCCGCAGCTCAATCCTTTCTACATCGCGCTGCCTTACAACGACTGCCTGGACTACTCCACGCATAAACCGGAGGCCTCCAAGATCATCCCGTGGTTCAAGCAGCGCTTTACCCGCGCGGGTAAAACCGTGCTGCGTGGCACCTGGGTAGCCATCCGCTTTGGCAACCGCGTCTGCTATGCGCAGTGGGAAGACTGCGGGCCTTTCGTGACGGATGACCATGAGTATGTCTTCGGCAATGCCCGACCCAAGAACACGAGCAACCGAGGGGCGGGCATCGATGTCAGCCCGGCCGTGCGTGATTACCTGGGCATGGGCAGCAGCGGCAAGTGCGACTGGCGCTTTGTGGATGTGAACGAGATCCCTCCAGGTCCCTGGCGTTCCTTGGGCAATAACAACCACTTCGTGCGGGCTCAGATCCAACAGCAGTCCCAGCAGCGCAGTGATGTGGCTTCTCGCCTGGAAGAACTGAAGAAAGCTCGCGATGCCTACTTCAAGCAGAACGGCAATTCGGACCTACGGGTGCGCTAACTAGCTAATGCTGGTAGGACCGTGCTTCGGCACGCCGAGCCTTTGAGCCGAGTAGATGCCTGAGGGACCGCTGAAAAAGTAGGCCACAAAACAGGCGACTCCGAAATAGACCGCATAGTGAGCCCCGAAGAGCTCGATGCCCATGAGCGTGCAGGCCAGTGGGGTATTGGCTGCACCGGCGAAGACGGCGATGAAACCCAGGGCGGCGAAAAGGGCTACGGGTTCATGCAGCAGGAGCGCTAGAGCGTGGCCGAGGGTGGAGCCGATGAAGAAGAGGGGTGTGACCTCACCGCCTTTGAAGCCACTGCCGACGGTGAGGGTGGTGAAGAGGGTCTTCCAAAGCCAGCTCCAAGGGGTGGCCCCTCCCGGCTCAAAGGAGGAGACGATGCTGACGCCACCGGGCGTCGAAGCTTCCACCCCGAGGCCCAGGTAATCCCGGGAACCGAGCAGATGAACCATCAGAATCACCACCAGACCGCCGACGAAGGGCCGCAGCGGCGGGTAGGCGACCCAGCGCTTCAGCGTCCGCTGAATGCCATGCGCCAGGGTGGCGAAAAACCGCGCCATGAGGCCGAAGGCCATCGCGGCTAGAGCCACCTTCAGCAGGAGCAGCCACTCAATCGGAGCTCGCAGGCCTGCATCGGGGCTGACCTCCAGATGGTAAGTGGTGTGATGGATGCCCCAGGCGGTGCAGACGGCATCCCCGACAACGCTGGCCACCAGCACTGGCACCAGGGCCTGGTAGTTCACGCGACCGATGATGAGCACCTCCATGGCAAAGATGGCTCCCGTGAGCGGAGTGCCGAAGACGGCGCCAAACCCGGATGCGATACCACAGAGCAGCAGGATCTTCACCTGCTCAGGACCCAGGCGAAACCAACGTGCGAGCAGATGAGCCAGGCCGCCGCCCATCTGCACAGCGGTGCCCTCGCGGCCGGCAGAGCCGCCAAAGAGATGGGTGACCCAGGTGCCCAGAAGCACTAGCGGGGCCATGCGTGCAGGCACACCGCCTCCTGGCTCATGGATTTCATCAATGATCAGGTTGTTCCCCCGCTCCGAGTTTTTGCCAAAGTGATGATACAGCCAACCCACGGCCAGACCCGCCACTGGCAAGCCCCACAGCAGGGCAGGGTGGGCGGCATGCGTTTGAGTCATGCGATCCAGCACCCACAGGAACAGCGCCACCGCTGAGCCCACGACTCCCGCCACCGGCAGAGCCAGCAGGGTCCAGCGCAGCAGCTGAGCGAGACCGCTGAGATGCGTGTGGAGATTCAGGAGGCGCTTCATGAGGGCTCAACTTGGCGGGAAGCACGTCTCCGTCCAGCTTCGATCTTTGCTGTGAGATGCCGCCCGCACCTGCGTTGTCATGAGATGCTGCTGAAAAGCTTCTTCGCTCTCCTGACACTCACCTCCGTTGCCTTAGCGGCAGACTCCCGGCCTAACATTGTGTTCTTCCTCGTGGATGATCTGGGGCAAAGGGACATCGGCTGTTATGGCAGCACGTTTTACGAGACGCCGAATGTGGATCGCCTCGCCAAAGAAGGTGCGCGTTTCACCGATGCTTATGCGGCCTGCCCTGTCTGCTCACCCACGCGTGCCGCCGTGCAGACGGGGCGTTGGCCCCAGCGCACCGGCATCACGGATTACATCGGGGCACCGATGAAACCGGGGCTCTGGACCCGCAATACCAAGCTCCTGCCCGCGTCTTACAGCGACCGCCTCGCGCATGAGGAAGTGACGATGGCGGAGATGCTGAAGGCCGCAGGCTACGCCACCTTCTTCGCAGGTAAGTGGCATCTCGGGCCGGAGGGTTGGTGGCCGGAGAACCAGGGTTATGACCACAACCTCGGCGGTGTGGATCGCGGGGGTCCTTACGGTCGGGGCAAATACTTCGTGCCCTATGACAATCCCCGCCTGCCAGATGGCCCCGAGGGCGAGCATCTGCCGGACCGCCTGGCGACCGAGGCCAACAAGTTCATCGAGGCGAGCAAGGACAAGCCCTTCTTTGCTTTCTTCTCCTTTTACTCCGTCCACACACCCCTTCAGTCCCGGCCTGATCTGGAGAAGAAGTATGAGGAAAAGCGCAACCGTTTGGGCTTGAAAGCCGAGTGGGGCAAGGAAGACACCCGCGAGGTGCGATTGGTGCAAGAGCTCCCGGTTTATGCTGGCATGGTGGAGGCCATGGACCTCGCCGTGGGCAAGGTGTTGGCCAAATTGGATGAACTGGGCTTGGCCGAGAACACCCTCGTCATCTTCACCTCCGATAACGGTGGTCTCTCCACCAGCGAGGGTTCCCCCACCTCCAACCTGCCTCTGCGTGGAGGTAAAGGCTGGATGTATGAGGGGGGAATCCGCGAGCCTTTGGTGATCCGTTGGCCTGCGGTGGTGAAACCCGGCCGCGTGGTGGATACCCCCGTGAGCAGCCCCGACTACTTCGCCACGGCGATGGAGCTGGCCCAGGGGAAAACCACTTCTCAGGTCGATGGCTTGAGCCTGCTCCCCGTGCTGCGTGGCGGTTCCCTGCCTGAGCGCCCCCTCTACTGGCACTACCCCCATTACGGTAACCAAGGCGGTGCTCCTGGTGCCGCCGTGCGCGAGGGGGACTGGAAGCTGATCGAATGGTATGAGGACGGCAAACGCGAGTTGTTTAACCTGCGCGAGGACATCGGTGAGACAGACGATGTCGCCCGAGCTCACCCTGACAAAGTGGCTGCTCTGGCGGCCAAGCTGGAGGCCTGGCGCAAGGATGTGGGTGCTCTGATGCCCACTCCCAACCTCGCCTATGACCCCGCGAAGCCAAGTGGCCGCCTCCCCGGTGCAGGGCAGGCGAAGAAGAAAAAGAAGAAGTGAGGGGAGCGCGCGGTAGCGTCCCGGAGTGCGGTGGTCCCGCACGCGGGACGGGGCCATCGGCTTCGGCGACACCGCTATTGAGTCAGGCCATGGCTTGTTGTGTTACGGGATCCACTCAGCCGAAGTCGTGACCGAGCCTGCAGAGGGCTCCTTTTGCGTGAGCTCCACGCTTTGGCTAGAGCGGTGTCGTCGAGGCAAGGTCGTTGCCCTTGCCTCTCTGCCACCGCCTCCGGGACGCTTCGCGACCTCATCGCGTCTCAGTTTGGCCGCACCGCGCGTCTGCTTGGCCACTCCACGGGACGTGGGAAAACGATGAAGCCGTGCGGGGGAAGCCTAAAATCAGGCAAAACGCCCGATTTTGGTGAGGTGTTGAGACGCGGACCCTCTTCTTGAGATGGGTGCAGGAAGTCGGACAAACCCAGGCTCATCGCCGGGCGATCATGCGGTAAGCACCGAGGAGCGTTTCCTGGACGGTGACCTCCCAGTCCTCTCCAAGACCGAGTTGGTCGGGGAGTTCCTGCCCACGGAAGCCGGCGCGAATGCTGACCTGCATGTCGTAGCGGGTGACGTGGTTCAGCTCGGCAATGCTGCAAAAGAGCCGACCCGAGAGCGTATGGAGCCACCGGCGGGCAGGTTCGGCCGCCAAAATGAGGCGGGTCTGCGGGGGAATCCGCTGACCGAGCGTCCGGAGTTGGTCGGGCTGGAAGTGGTGCAGGAAGAGATTGGCGATCAGCACCTCTGAAGGCGGCAGGGTTTGCACAAAGAGATCTCCCTGAGTCCACCCCGCATCGGAAGACCAGTCCGCCGGACGTGGGGCTAGATCGAAGGCATGCAGGGCCGAGGTGGGGCAGACGCCCCGGCAGGCGAGTTTCTGCGAGAGGGCACCATCGCCAGCACCGATCTCGGTGATATGCCAGCCTGGCTGGGTAAAGCGCAGTAGAGTGCGGCTGATCCAGCCGTGATTCCCCATGATGCCATTGACCAGAAGGAGGTCATCCCGCCCACGAATGGCGTCGGGATGATCTGGCGGCAGGGTTTCTAAAATCTCCGGCTGGACGCTGCGCTGCTGCATGGACGAATCCTAGCACGCTCACTTGTTGGCGCCACGCAGGATCATCTTGGACATCTCGATTCCTGACTTGGCCATGGTTTGTGTCTGGGTCAGGTAGTTCTGCAGGGTGAGTTGCTGGGCGGGGGTGAGGAAGGACTGGGCACGCTCGGCGACGATGCGGTTATTGGTCTCAATCTGCTGGAGTTGCTGGGCGATGACATCGTCGGTGAGGCGATTGGGGTCGGTGCCGGTTTGGTCATTGAGACCGCCCACAGAGCTGGGGCTCATGCGCACCTCGGCCATGAGGTCGATGAGCTGCTGCTCCTGTTGCTGGGAGAGCGGCTCAGAGGAGGCTTCGAAAAGGCCGCGCCCGACGCTGTTGAACTGCGTGCGCTCGGTCTTGGTGTTTTCCCAATGGGCGAAGGTATTCCAGTCATTTTCGTCGTTGAGGAACTGCTTGATGGTGGCCTCATAGACGGAGTGCTGATTCCTCGCTTCCTCAATGAGCTGCTGGCGGCGTTCTGGCGACAAGTTCGGGTCCAGGAGTTGGACGTTGTAGTCTGTGAACACCTTCTGGCGTGCCGTGAGCAGGTTTTTGAGGTGGGCGCGCTCCTCAGGGGTGAGGCGGAGCTGCTCGAAAAGCTGCGCGTAACCCACCTCAATCTGGGCGGCCTGCTGCTGGTCAATGACCGCGCGCATGGCGGGGGTGCTGTAGAGCTGGCTGAGGTTCTGCTTCTCCGACGAGGTGGTGGCGAGGGTGGAGTTAGCCGTCTGGCTCAGGGCCAGATTCCCCCCTGGGGTGATGTTGGCGGTGTGCCGGGTTGATTCTTTAGCAAGGTCGGCCTTGAGCTGAGCAATGGTCTGGCGTGCTTCTTTGAGATCGGACTCCAGCTTGACCAAACGGGGGTCCACTGACGGAGGGGAGGCTAAAAGCCAAGCGACAGCACCGATGGAAACGATGCTGACGGCTCCGAGAATGGGGATGACGATGTTTTTCATGAAAAAAAGGAGGCTGCTTGCCATCACAGTCTCCTTTTTACCCATCGGCGTTCATTTTGACCAGCCGAAAATGAATACATTGTCATCACATCCACCTACTTCGCCGAGGGAGCTTTCAACTTCTCGATGAGGTAATCGTCGATCTGCGGATGCTTCACGTTCGGGGCTCCTGGATACACCAACTCGCAAGGAACGCCGACTTCCTGGCATTTTTCCTGGAGCTTCACCCCGAAGTTGGAGGTGTGCGTGGGGTCCTTCTGATCCTGACCGAGGGCTGGTGGCGTGGAGTAGGTGAGATAGACGGGGCTATCGTCCACAGTGACGTTGGCGTAGGGGGAGTATTCCTGAATCCAAGGAAGCACCCGCTCGCGGTCGGCCAGGAAGAGATTGAATTGGGAGTCGCGTTGCTTGGGATCACCCGCTTTAGCCAGGAATCCGAAGGCATGACCCCCGTAGCGGCTGTTGGGCGTCCACTCCTTCATCTGCTGGGGGTCCAGGGTGGTTTGAGCCCCAGCAACAGCGGCGCACCAGAGGCGGGTGGATTCATGGGCGATCGGGTCGCTGCTTTTCGGATCGGCGAGGTCGTTGTGGAAAGCCAGCCACAGACTGGAGCAGGCCCCGGCGGAGCCGCCGGTGGCGCCGATGCGCTCTTTGTCGAGGTTCCACTCGGCGGCCTTGCTGCGGATGAACTGGAGCGCGCGGGCCGCGTCTTCCAGGGGGGCTTTGACCGGGGGCATGATTCCCGCCTCATGGGCCTGGGAGACGTAGCGGTAGTTGATGGAAACGACGGAGATCCCTTTGGCGAGATACTTGTCCACGTTGCTGACGCGGCCTTTGTCCCCATTCATCCACCCGCCGCCGTGGATATTGAAAACCACCGGAGTAGGCTGGTCCGACTTGGCCTGCCAGAAGTCCAGCACCTGCCGCTCGTGAGTGCCATAGGACACATTGGCCTGGGTCGGTGTCGGGAGCTTGGGAGCTGCGGGTTTGCTTGCTTCAGGCTTGGCCGCCTTAGGTTTGGCGGGCTTGGTGGCGGTATCCGCAGCGAAAAGCGAACTGCCGATCAGGCTGACGGCACAGAGGGTGAGGTAGGTCGGACGCATGGTGGTAAAGCCGTTTTGAAACGACTCTCGGCCACCGATGTTTCCAGCAATCCCGCTCAGGGCTGCCAATTGCCGTCTAGCACGCCTTTGTCGGTGACCGTGTATTTGTCCCCGGCACGGGTGACGGTCCAGGTGCGGCGCTGGAAGTGCTTTTTGTAAGACCAGCCAGCCTCATACTCCCAGGAGTCAGGTCCGGTGGATTTCATCAGACGAACCTGAATGACGTAGGCGGCGATGCGCTGTTCTGGGTCCACGATGATGTTGTCTGGCTGCTGAGTGGTCAGCACGCTGGCACTGATGAGGCGCAGGTTGAGATCGGCAAAGCGCTCCAGAAAGGGCACACTCGCAGGGGTGTAGTCACGGTTCGGGACGATCTCCCCCAGGGAAATGGAGTAGCTCTTCGGCACGCCGGGGTTCGGATCAGGCAGGGTGCGCAGCATTTCACGGACCAGCGCCTCTGTCGCATCGGTTTCGTAACGGCTCAGTCTCGTGCCTTCACGATCCACCGGCCCACAGGCGGCGAGGGAGAGCAGGCAGAGGCAGGAGAAAAGGCGGCGGGTCATGGAATGTGTTCTGTGGCATGAAATACGGTGCGGAGCAACTGGCTGTGCTTGGCAAGCGCCTGCACTCCGCTATAGGTGGACGATGTTTGATATTCGTGAAAAGCCTCAGCAGGTGGAACGTGCATTCCTGGTGGGAGCCTATTTTGACCGCCGTAAAGCCCAGGAATCGGCGGATCTTCTGGAAGAGTTGAAGGAACTGGTGCAGACCCTGCATATCGAGGTCGTGGCTACCGAACTGGTGTTTGCCCGCGAGATGACGGCCCGGCATTTGATCGGTAAAGGCAAAGCCGCCGAACTGATGCAGGCCGCCCGTGATGCTGGAGCGGAGTGCATTGTCTTCGATAACGAACTCTCCCCGGCACAGCAGCGTGCTTGGGAAGGGGAGTCCAAGCTCGCCGTCATTGATCGCCATGAGGTCATTTTGGACATCTTCAACATGCGCGCCAAGACCCGCGAAGCTCGCCTCCAGGTGGAACTGGCACGGATGGAATATTCCATCCCGCGTCTGACCCGCATGTGGGCTCACCTTGACCGTCAGGGCGGTGGCGCTGGTGGTGGCGCAGGTGGTGCTGGAGCCGCCCGTGGTGAGGGTGAAACCCAGCTCGAAGTGGACCGCCGAATGGCCTACAAGCGTCTGGACCGCGTGAAAGCGGAACTGGAGGAAGTGAAACGCCAGCGCGACACCATGCGCAAGGAGCGCAGCCGTGTGCCCGTGCCGCACGCTGCCATCGTGGGCTACACCAATGCCGGTAAATCCTCCCTTCTCAATCACCTGACCCAATCCGACGTCTTGGCCGAGGACAAACTCTTCGCTACTCTGGATACGACGACTCGGCGCATGGAACTGCCTGATGGCCAGTCGATGCTGATCACCGACACGGTCGGCTTTGTGCGCAATCTCCCGCATGATCTCGTGCAGAGCTTCCGTGCGACGCTGGAAGAAGCCGTGCTGGCGGACTTTCTCATTCACGTGGTGGATGCCAGCTCCCCCCATGCCTATGCCTTTTACCAAACCACCACGGAAGTGTTGGCCGAGTTAGGCGCAGGGGACAAACGGGTGTTGCTCGCGTTGAACAAGATGGATCTGGTGGAAGACCATCGGCAGATGGAACTCCTGCGGCAGTTCCCCGAAGCCGTCTTCATCTCGGTGCAAACCGGCCAGGGCATGGAAGATCTCTTCCATCGCATTCATGACATGCTGATTGATCGTGTCGTGCGCATGGACCTCAGCATTCCTCTGGATCGCATGGACCTCGTGGCCTTCGCCCATCAGGAGGGCAAGGTCTTATCCGAAGACTACGATCGCGGGGTCGCCGACATTCAGTGCGTGGTGCCGAAGCGGTTCGAGTCGCGTTTTCTGCCTTTTGCGGTCACCCAAAAGAAGCCTGCAAAATCACGATGAGATCAACTTATCCCCAAAGGATCGGCACGCCATAAGCCGGAAAATGCGTATCACGGCTCACCAAAACCAAGCTTTCAACACGAGCTTGGGCGATGAGCAGACGATCAAACGGATCTCGGTGATGCCAAGGGAGTCTCGCGGCTTCATGCAGATGAGCATGTCGGATAGGAAGTATCTGAAAGCCGAGTGTCTGGAGACGTGAGGGGAACAAATCTTCGTAAGGAACAGGAAGGTCCAATTTCCCCAGCGAGTGCTTGATGCCCACCTCCCAAGCCGTTGCGTCGCTGACGAAGCTCTGGTTTTCGGGGTGAC
Above is a window of Prosthecobacter debontii DNA encoding:
- a CDS encoding GAF domain-containing protein, with the translated sequence MPAPYSTFPDPDLSPLAERLDSRCEEHALHALRLAPAALVEGLPARLLHQALAGVQADEGSVWLAQETPAVLVPVWNNGPDAARFVGSFRLPSTQGITGSVFTSGLAACESEVCFRQRQNRDLDRSLEVLTWAMLAVPLKFAGAVRGVITAVRLIRPRDLPGLTHVPESAADFPPGFTPPAAFSVADLAAMETTAAGVGRLIQHRLTTWVLGTEE
- a CDS encoding sulfatase, translated to MRCRPHLRCHEMLLKSFFALLTLTSVALAADSRPNIVFFLVDDLGQRDIGCYGSTFYETPNVDRLAKEGARFTDAYAACPVCSPTRAAVQTGRWPQRTGITDYIGAPMKPGLWTRNTKLLPASYSDRLAHEEVTMAEMLKAAGYATFFAGKWHLGPEGWWPENQGYDHNLGGVDRGGPYGRGKYFVPYDNPRLPDGPEGEHLPDRLATEANKFIEASKDKPFFAFFSFYSVHTPLQSRPDLEKKYEEKRNRLGLKAEWGKEDTREVRLVQELPVYAGMVEAMDLAVGKVLAKLDELGLAENTLVIFTSDNGGLSTSEGSPTSNLPLRGGKGWMYEGGIREPLVIRWPAVVKPGRVVDTPVSSPDYFATAMELAQGKTTSQVDGLSLLPVLRGGSLPERPLYWHYPHYGNQGGAPGAAVREGDWKLIEWYEDGKRELFNLREDIGETDDVARAHPDKVAALAAKLEAWRKDVGALMPTPNLAYDPAKPSGRLPGAGQAKKKKKK
- a CDS encoding protein kinase domain-containing protein, yielding MMRFFSFGKRSTPPKAAPSVSDGVAGWAPLQIYPTPEELTRMVSTGEYVFDSLIGQGGMGAVYRGRQLKLDRPVAIKILHQQHGTDYSYAERFRREAQSLAHMNHPNIVSVYDLGVVGDYLYYVMEFIEGTDLHHLLSSRKMTQAEALQIVPALCDALTYAHSKGLVHRDLKPANVLISSDGRVKLADFGLAKRFDRPTTLLTHSNMAMGTPDYAAPEQYDTSAVIDHRADLYALGVVFYQMLTGALPRGAWQPPSALAGTDPRLDTVIVRALMPDRNQRYASAEEFKQALLSSLTAPLTPITPLPGAVTPAPKPPQGRVLVLEDDLLLRQLIVRNLKNEGFEIVETGDGRDTVASYQEALKAGQCFDLVLIDLTIPMGMGGAETMEHLRQIDPHVTAVVSSGNRLDPTMQDPGEYGFLGMLPKPYDSGELIRVVREVIEKRPQVRV
- a CDS encoding terminase small subunit translates to MTTLSLSHQKFVQVYVSHANAARAYQAVYPEASMDSARKAGSRLLRQPEVAAEVERLRRLSESASVMDLAQKREFLARIIHDPGQKTADRLRALKLDAELAGEMGFPRAANDSDEAAGEIVQAIRHV
- a CDS encoding RNA polymerase sigma factor is translated as MSSASASAPFQAADYEFAQDLLDGDRTAWGRFDQELKPAMLSKLLASGATNADAQEVIGIVMEKLWAQKKLAAYTGSGPLVGFVRTMAANAWLEYLRKHRRMVPATNLTSEDSDADPLENLSRDERPAPQESPLAHLLKDALLHALAQTDAEALLILRLSLLQEVRQRDLCQLWGGCHEGTISRKKTEAMEQIRDATLAYLAEREPSLQISWQDLLEACGDGAEAILGPSE
- a CDS encoding S8 family serine peptidase, encoding MTLQDLQTSTGRGVRIAILDSGVETSHPALAGLELSDDVAFERDGSFLKTVPGGGGDVMGHGTAIAWIIRSLAPEAEIGSFRVLDGDLRGRTTVIWEAARLAMQRGYHILNCSFGSPGEARFVMPYKEWTDEAYLRRTHIVAACSNEDANLREWPGWFPTVLTVNLADMPDQPWAHRPGSMVEFLAHGYQVRVPWQGGWKVVTGSSFAAPRVTGWLAKLLSVRPDLSVEGAKEWMRGMTSRSR
- a CDS encoding voltage-gated chloride channel family protein, encoding MKRLLNLHTHLSGLAQLLRWTLLALPVAGVVGSAVALFLWVLDRMTQTHAAHPALLWGLPVAGLAVGWLYHHFGKNSERGNNLIIDEIHEPGGGVPARMAPLVLLGTWVTHLFGGSAGREGTAVQMGGGLAHLLARWFRLGPEQVKILLLCGIASGFGAVFGTPLTGAIFAMEVLIIGRVNYQALVPVLVASVVGDAVCTAWGIHHTTYHLEVSPDAGLRAPIEWLLLLKVALAAMAFGLMARFFATLAHGIQRTLKRWVAYPPLRPFVGGLVVILMVHLLGSRDYLGLGVEASTPGGVSIVSSFEPGGATPWSWLWKTLFTTLTVGSGFKGGEVTPLFFIGSTLGHALALLLHEPVALFAALGFIAVFAGAANTPLACTLMGIELFGAHYAVYFGVACFVAYFFSGPSGIYSAQRLGVPKHGPTSIS